Proteins encoded in a region of the candidate division WOR-3 bacterium genome:
- a CDS encoding 30S ribosomal protein S5: protein MHQQARGATLEPELIERVISIKRVSKVMKGGKRMRLSASVVVGDGKGMVGLGHGKAAEVAVAVRKATTRARKDMVRVSIAGHTIPHDTKGKYGASRVLVKPAARGTGLIACPQVRAVLEAAGLNDGLSKSLGSRNAYNTARATIVALQQLRTIEQVAAARNKPASHLAKKQTENETAESHTG, encoded by the coding sequence ATGCACCAACAAGCACGGGGCGCGACGCTCGAGCCGGAACTGATTGAACGCGTCATCAGCATCAAGCGCGTGTCGAAGGTCATGAAGGGCGGCAAGCGGATGAGGCTGTCGGCATCCGTCGTCGTCGGCGACGGAAAAGGCATGGTCGGGCTGGGTCACGGCAAGGCTGCGGAAGTCGCGGTCGCCGTGCGCAAGGCGACGACGCGGGCGCGCAAGGACATGGTGCGGGTGTCGATAGCCGGTCACACGATACCTCACGACACCAAAGGCAAGTATGGGGCCAGTCGCGTACTGGTGAAGCCGGCAGCGCGTGGCACGGGTCTAATCGCCTGCCCGCAAGTGCGAGCGGTGCTTGAAGCGGCCGGGTTGAACGACGGTCTTTCCAAGTCCCTCGGGTCGCGCAACGCCTACAATACGGCCCGGGCGACGATCGTCGCTCTGCAGCAGCTACGAACTATTGAACAGGTGGCGGCGGCCCGGAACAAACCGGCAAGCCATCTCGCCAAGAAACAAACAGAGAATGAAACAGCTGAAAGTCACACTGGCTAA
- a CDS encoding 50S ribosomal protein L15, with amino-acid sequence MKIGGLKPEPGSTHRKKRIGRGVGSGHGKTSGRGHTGAGQHSAPRHDARFEGGQMPFYRRIPKRGFVNPTRKEFAPVNLSDLTKLEVEVVTIDLLREKGLVGRRESVKVLGNGELGRALSVTAHAFSKSAREKIEKAGGKAEVAS; translated from the coding sequence GTGAAAATCGGCGGACTCAAGCCGGAGCCGGGCTCTACCCATCGCAAGAAGCGGATCGGCCGCGGTGTCGGCTCCGGCCATGGCAAGACATCAGGGCGGGGGCACACGGGCGCCGGCCAGCACTCGGCGCCCAGGCACGATGCGCGGTTCGAGGGCGGTCAGATGCCCTTCTACCGCCGCATACCGAAGCGGGGGTTCGTCAATCCAACCCGCAAGGAGTTCGCCCCGGTCAACCTGAGCGATCTGACGAAGCTTGAGGTCGAGGTTGTGACGATTGATCTGTTGCGTGAGAAAGGGTTGGTGGGCAGGCGCGAGTCCGTGAAAGTGCTGGGCAACGGCGAGCTCGGCCGCGCTCTGTCAGTTACGGCACATGCTTTCTCGAAGTCGGCGCGCGAGAAGATCGAGAAGGCCGGAGGTAAGGCCGAGGTCGCAAGTTGA
- a CDS encoding TonB family protein, whose product MKQTCGSVREWLGAFADGELDPGRAEQVRVHLETCAACRRELDQILALHKLTKSVEHPRLAEDYWDWHRAKVWHGIHNRKRAPMPSYRPSFAWPKLATAAAGLVVVLVVVIAGWRSLLERPGAVGRTLAERQTKAVAPVVAEPGTKRSAEVRETGRVTEGIPARVEGRFDEVAQVPAATGRDAEKVSIGYASRAAGTSGADGASKPAIASVRSSEEAELKVAAEQPDNDLASAPSGSAQHLRSSSTKPKGRIVSGPVLLDQPPLADADALDTGTVLLNVETDSSGRVLSAGVRRSSGSVRLDSVAVRQIRQSRFKAAVKNNRKVASSFEYHFRVQKKMDDLEEGQNPGIKQGPAELRESKGQQDSPTHGEKSQKPDSGSKDAPLKEKTSK is encoded by the coding sequence ATGAAACAGACGTGCGGCTCCGTTCGAGAGTGGCTCGGCGCATTTGCCGATGGAGAGCTCGACCCGGGGCGTGCCGAGCAGGTTCGTGTCCACCTTGAGACCTGCGCCGCGTGTCGGCGCGAGCTCGACCAGATACTGGCGCTCCACAAGCTGACGAAGAGCGTGGAGCACCCGCGTCTTGCCGAAGACTACTGGGATTGGCACCGGGCCAAGGTCTGGCACGGGATCCACAACCGGAAGCGCGCCCCGATGCCTTCGTACCGGCCTTCATTTGCCTGGCCCAAGCTGGCTACGGCTGCGGCCGGGCTCGTAGTCGTGCTGGTCGTGGTCATCGCCGGATGGCGGTCGCTCCTGGAGCGACCAGGTGCTGTCGGCAGGACGCTTGCCGAGAGGCAGACGAAGGCCGTGGCTCCGGTTGTAGCAGAGCCCGGGACCAAGCGTTCAGCAGAAGTTAGGGAGACCGGTAGGGTCACTGAAGGGATACCGGCCCGGGTCGAGGGCCGGTTCGACGAGGTTGCTCAGGTTCCCGCCGCAACTGGGCGGGACGCGGAGAAGGTCAGTATCGGCTACGCGTCCAGGGCCGCCGGGACATCCGGCGCAGATGGTGCCTCCAAGCCCGCCATCGCTTCTGTGCGTAGCTCTGAAGAGGCGGAGTTGAAGGTCGCCGCCGAGCAGCCGGACAATGACCTTGCCTCAGCTCCGTCTGGCAGCGCGCAGCACCTCCGCTCCTCCTCCACGAAGCCGAAGGGTCGCATCGTGTCCGGACCGGTACTGCTCGACCAACCTCCGCTGGCCGACGCGGACGCGCTCGACACCGGTACCGTGCTGCTCAACGTGGAGACTGATAGCTCCGGGCGGGTGCTGAGCGCGGGAGTGCGCCGTAGCTCGGGGTCAGTCAGGCTCGACAGTGTGGCCGTACGCCAGATACGCCAGTCACGGTTCAAGGCAGCGGTCAAGAACAACCGCAAGGTCGCCAGTTCATTCGAATACCACTTCCGGGTCCAGAAGAAGATGGACGACCTGGAGGAAGGGCAGAATCCGGGGATCAAGCAAGGGCCGGCGGAACTTCGGGAATCGAAGGGACAGCAGGATTCACCGACCCATGGAGAGAAGTCCCAGAAGCCGGACAGCGGCAGCAAAGACGCTCCTCTCAAGGAAAAGACCTCGAAGTAG
- the secY gene encoding preprotein translocase subunit SecY has protein sequence MTGSFGSIFKIPDLRRKILFTLGMVVVYRLGSHIPTPGINAQALGYMLGQMRGTVFGLYDIFVGGALSRASIFALGIMPYISASIVFQLLGSVFPYLERLQREEEGRKKVNQYTRYATVALAIIQSSTIAIYLESQPATQFGPIVMQSGFFFRLLTIITLTSGTMLAMWLGEQITDRGIGNGISFLIFIGCLDSTPQDIGRTIAMVQAGEISWLALVLLAAVVFAVYAGVVLLTMAVLKIPVVYQGRVVGRQMYREHRTHLPIRVWTAGVIPIIFAQSLVVFPSTFAQFIKAPWLQSMQRILSAGGWLYDLLYAALIIFFTYFYTSVVFNARDIADNLRKYGGAVPGKQAGEKTAEYIDRSLTLIMLPGAVSLVIIALLPSFLMNALRVPFYFGGTTLMIIVGVALDTLQQIEAHLVMRHYEGLVKGGKFQGRRFG, from the coding sequence TTGACCGGTTCGTTCGGCAGCATCTTCAAGATTCCGGACCTGCGCCGGAAGATACTTTTCACCCTGGGCATGGTAGTGGTGTATCGCCTGGGTTCACATATTCCGACCCCTGGTATCAACGCTCAAGCCCTTGGCTACATGCTCGGTCAGATGCGGGGAACGGTGTTCGGTCTCTACGACATCTTTGTCGGTGGCGCGCTCTCCCGGGCTTCGATCTTCGCGCTCGGGATCATGCCCTACATCTCGGCATCGATCGTCTTTCAGCTTCTTGGTTCGGTCTTCCCCTATCTTGAGCGCCTGCAGCGCGAGGAGGAGGGCCGTAAGAAGGTCAACCAGTACACGCGCTACGCGACCGTGGCTCTGGCCATAATCCAGTCGTCGACCATAGCCATCTACCTTGAGAGCCAGCCGGCGACGCAGTTCGGCCCGATTGTCATGCAGTCCGGGTTCTTCTTCCGGCTGCTGACGATCATCACCCTCACTTCTGGTACTATGCTTGCGATGTGGCTGGGTGAACAGATTACTGATCGCGGAATCGGCAACGGTATCTCGTTCCTGATCTTCATTGGCTGCCTGGACAGCACTCCCCAGGACATCGGCCGGACGATCGCGATGGTCCAAGCGGGTGAGATCTCGTGGCTGGCGCTGGTACTGCTGGCCGCAGTGGTCTTTGCGGTCTACGCCGGAGTCGTTCTTCTGACGATGGCAGTGCTCAAGATACCGGTCGTCTATCAAGGCCGAGTCGTGGGCCGGCAGATGTACCGAGAACACCGGACCCATCTGCCGATACGGGTGTGGACTGCGGGCGTGATCCCCATCATCTTCGCCCAGTCGCTGGTGGTATTCCCCTCGACGTTCGCGCAGTTCATCAAGGCTCCGTGGCTTCAGTCGATGCAGCGGATCCTCAGCGCCGGCGGATGGCTCTACGATCTGCTCTACGCCGCTCTGATCATTTTCTTCACCTACTTCTATACGTCGGTTGTGTTCAATGCGCGCGACATCGCCGACAACCTGCGGAAGTACGGTGGCGCAGTTCCAGGAAAACAGGCCGGGGAGAAGACTGCCGAGTACATCGACCGCAGCCTTACCCTCATCATGTTGCCCGGTGCAGTCTCGCTGGTGATAATCGCGCTACTGCCCTCGTTCCTGATGAATGCGCTGCGCGTGCCCTTCTACTTTGGTGGCACCACGCTGATGATTATCGTCGGCGTCGCACTCGACACTCTGCAGCAGATAGAAGCTCACCTGGTAATGCGACACTATGAAGGTCTGGTCAAGGGTGGCAAGTTCCAGGGTCGTCGGTTCGGATAA
- a CDS encoding D-alanine--D-alanine ligase encodes MSRSDIVRRLRKRKIGVLMGGWSSEREISLLSGQRVLNSLKGQGFQAVGIDISRNFTDQIKRAKIDLAFVILHGRPGEDGTVQGYLDLLGIPYTGSGVTASAICIDKVITKMLFERVGIPTPPYFVIESGADVAAIVAEAEKQFGYPMIAKPRAEGSSVGIELLEGRRGAVERSERVRRGFGDILLEQFIPGMIATVGVLVEEPLPILELVPKRQAFYDYEAKYTRGETEFVLPARLDSKVADRIKELALKAHKLMGCSGFSRIDLVIKQGKLPFFLELNTLPGLTDISDFPAEAENAGISYDEMIFRILADALA; translated from the coding sequence TGACATCGTCCGGCGTTTGCGCAAGCGGAAGATCGGTGTGCTGATGGGGGGCTGGTCGAGCGAACGTGAGATATCGCTGCTGTCCGGACAGCGGGTTCTTAACTCGCTGAAAGGTCAGGGGTTCCAGGCGGTTGGTATCGACATCAGCCGCAACTTCACAGACCAGATAAAGCGTGCCAAAATCGACCTTGCGTTCGTCATCCTGCACGGCCGTCCCGGCGAAGACGGGACGGTCCAGGGCTATCTTGACTTGCTCGGGATACCCTACACTGGCTCAGGTGTGACTGCGTCGGCCATCTGCATTGACAAGGTGATCACCAAGATGCTCTTCGAGCGAGTCGGCATACCGACGCCGCCGTACTTCGTCATCGAGTCGGGCGCGGACGTAGCCGCGATCGTAGCCGAGGCGGAGAAGCAGTTCGGTTATCCCATGATTGCGAAACCGCGCGCCGAGGGCTCAAGCGTCGGGATCGAGCTGCTTGAAGGACGGCGCGGAGCGGTTGAGCGGAGCGAGCGGGTGCGCCGAGGATTCGGCGACATCCTGCTGGAGCAGTTCATACCCGGTATGATTGCGACCGTCGGCGTTCTGGTAGAAGAACCGCTGCCGATTCTGGAGTTGGTGCCGAAACGGCAGGCGTTCTACGACTACGAGGCGAAGTACACGCGCGGGGAAACCGAGTTCGTGCTACCAGCAAGGCTTGACTCCAAGGTCGCCGACAGGATCAAGGAACTGGCGCTCAAGGCACACAAGCTCATGGGTTGTTCCGGTTTCTCGCGCATCGATCTGGTGATCAAGCAGGGCAAGCTGCCGTTTTTCCTGGAGCTGAACACGCTGCCCGGTCTCACGGACATCTCCGACTTCCCGGCCGAAGCCGAGAACGCCGGCATTTCCTACGACGAGATGATCTTTCGAATCCTTGCTGACGCGTTGGCGTAG
- the rpmD gene encoding 50S ribosomal protein L30: protein MKQLKVTLAKSLIDQKQSLKRTARALGLRRIGATRVHADTAVIRGMVFQVKHLLKVEEL from the coding sequence ATGAAACAGCTGAAAGTCACACTGGCTAAGAGCCTGATTGACCAGAAGCAGTCGTTGAAGCGGACGGCGCGTGCCCTCGGGCTGCGCCGGATCGGGGCAACGCGTGTCCACGCTGACACAGCCGTAATCAGAGGAATGGTGTTTCAGGTGAAGCATCTCCTCAAAGTGGAGGAGTTGTGA
- a CDS encoding 50S ribosomal protein L18 translates to MIRQTRQRRHLSIRRRIAGTPERPRLCIKRSSRYIYAMLIDDSRNRVLTGISSQIAAVREKKLKRTEAAKEVGKLIAGKSRELGIKQVVFDRAGYRYHGRVKAVADGAREGGLEF, encoded by the coding sequence ATGATTCGCCAAACGCGTCAGCGCAGGCACCTCAGCATTCGGCGGAGGATTGCCGGGACACCAGAACGCCCCCGGCTGTGTATCAAACGCAGCAGTCGCTACATTTACGCGATGCTCATCGATGACAGCCGGAATAGAGTCTTGACCGGGATTTCCTCGCAGATAGCCGCGGTCCGGGAGAAGAAGCTCAAGCGGACCGAAGCGGCCAAAGAAGTCGGCAAGCTCATCGCCGGCAAGTCCAGGGAACTCGGCATCAAACAGGTCGTTTTTGACCGGGCAGGCTATCGTTATCACGGCCGCGTCAAGGCGGTGGCTGACGGCGCGCGCGAAGGAGGTCTGGAGTTTTGA
- a CDS encoding sigma-70 family RNA polymerase sigma factor, translated as MKVWSRVASSRVVGSDNPRNTTRPTTVDLVGEPGARASDVELIHRVQSGDTEAFDELMKRYAASVYKVTYGLTRNHADADDLSQETFIRAYRAIARFDEHYQFYTWVRRIAVNLCFNHIKRGKKFRFVPLPIADGDDESADIADPQPQSADCGLGRDLEQALVKLPPDQRAVFVLRVNEEMSYEEISQALGIPVGTVMSRLNRAREKLRELLREYMPAT; from the coding sequence ATGAAGGTCTGGTCAAGGGTGGCAAGTTCCAGGGTCGTCGGTTCGGATAATCCCAGGAATACTACTCGCCCGACAACGGTAGATCTAGTAGGCGAGCCCGGGGCGCGGGCAAGTGACGTTGAACTCATACACCGCGTTCAATCGGGTGATACCGAAGCTTTTGACGAACTAATGAAACGATATGCTGCGAGCGTCTACAAGGTGACCTACGGACTTACGCGCAACCACGCGGATGCGGATGACCTTTCCCAGGAGACCTTCATCCGGGCATATCGAGCAATCGCCCGCTTCGATGAGCACTATCAGTTCTACACCTGGGTGCGCAGAATTGCGGTGAATCTCTGCTTCAACCATATCAAAAGGGGCAAGAAGTTCCGCTTTGTGCCTTTGCCGATTGCCGACGGCGACGACGAATCGGCCGATATCGCCGACCCCCAACCGCAGTCAGCGGACTGCGGGCTAGGGCGGGATCTGGAGCAGGCTCTGGTCAAGCTGCCACCGGACCAACGGGCAGTCTTCGTCCTCCGGGTGAACGAGGAGATGAGCTACGAAGAGATCAGCCAGGCGCTGGGTATCCCGGTTGGCACGGTGATGTCGCGTCTGAACCGGGCTCGCGAAAAGCTCCGTGAGCTGCTACGGGAGTACATGCCGGCAACATGA